A window of Dickeya zeae NCPPB 2538 contains these coding sequences:
- the lpxP gene encoding kdo(2)-lipid IV(A) palmitoleoyltransferase — protein MMTQQTFTKDLFHPRYWLLWFGLAVLFLLVQLPYPLLMRLGNWLGRTSRHFLKRRVNIARRNLELCFPEMSASQRDALLEANFASLGMALMETGMAWFWSDRRVKAWFEVSGFENLQQAGREQRGVMVIGIHFMSLELGGRAMGLCQPMMAMYRRHNNKVMELVQTWGRSRSNKAMIDRKDLRGMVQALKSGEAVWFAPDQDYGPKGSVFAPFFAVDQAATTCGTFTIHRLAKPAMITTVLIRKPNHQGYQLVIEPELEDYPSEDQQQAAQYMNRVIEREILRAPEQYLWLHRRFKTRPCGEASLYR, from the coding sequence ATAATGACTCAACAAACCTTTACCAAGGACTTGTTCCACCCTCGCTACTGGCTGCTGTGGTTTGGCCTTGCGGTGTTATTTTTGCTGGTACAACTGCCCTATCCGCTACTGATGCGGCTGGGAAACTGGCTGGGACGCACCTCCCGCCATTTTCTCAAACGACGTGTGAACATTGCGCGTCGTAATCTGGAGCTGTGCTTTCCCGAGATGTCGGCATCCCAGCGTGACGCGCTGCTGGAGGCGAATTTTGCATCGTTGGGGATGGCGCTGATGGAAACCGGTATGGCCTGGTTCTGGTCGGATCGGCGAGTCAAAGCCTGGTTCGAGGTATCTGGTTTTGAAAACCTTCAGCAGGCGGGGCGTGAGCAACGTGGTGTGATGGTGATAGGCATTCACTTTATGTCGCTGGAGTTAGGCGGCCGTGCGATGGGCCTCTGCCAGCCGATGATGGCGATGTACCGCCGCCATAACAATAAAGTGATGGAACTGGTGCAGACTTGGGGACGTTCCCGTTCTAATAAAGCGATGATTGATCGAAAAGATTTGCGTGGCATGGTGCAGGCGCTGAAAAGCGGCGAAGCGGTATGGTTTGCGCCAGATCAGGACTATGGCCCCAAAGGTAGCGTATTCGCACCGTTCTTTGCGGTGGATCAGGCGGCGACAACCTGCGGTACCTTCACCATTCATCGGTTAGCCAAGCCAGCGATGATCACCACCGTGTTGATTCGCAAACCAAACCATCAGGGGTACCAGTTGGTGATTGAGCCGGAGCTGGAAGACTACCCGAGTGAAGATCAACAGCAGGCCGCGCAATACATGAACCGGGTAATAGAGCGGGAAATTCTGCGCGCACCGGAACAATACCTATGGCTGCATCGCCGTTTCAAAACGCGTCCGTGCGGCGAGGCGTCGTTGTACCGATAA
- a CDS encoding TOBE domain-containing protein yields the protein MSVSARNQLSGTVASVTEGAVNSEVVLTLESGETLTTVITRNSVATLGLVPGKPALALIKAPWVILASADCGLNFSARNQFSGTVNRIVDGAVNATVHITTTKGLKLTASVTNDSVQEMGLYAGSAVIALVKASSVILATRA from the coding sequence ATGTCCGTTTCTGCTCGAAACCAATTAAGCGGCACGGTGGCCAGTGTCACCGAGGGGGCTGTTAACAGTGAAGTGGTGCTAACGCTGGAAAGCGGAGAAACACTCACCACGGTTATCACCCGCAATAGTGTGGCGACACTCGGGCTGGTGCCAGGTAAACCGGCGCTGGCGTTGATTAAAGCACCATGGGTGATTCTGGCATCGGCAGACTGTGGCCTGAATTTCTCAGCCCGTAACCAGTTTAGCGGCACGGTTAATCGTATTGTCGACGGTGCAGTGAATGCGACGGTGCATATCACCACCACCAAAGGATTAAAACTGACCGCCAGCGTAACCAATGACAGTGTGCAGGAGATGGGGTTATACGCAGGTTCTGCCGTGATTGCGTTGGTTAAGGCTTCGAGTGTGATTCTGGCAACCCGCGCCTGA
- a CDS encoding AI-2E family transporter: MQLLNLKQARLLSFAFILGGLLLLIELRLLACFIAGFLVYEIINLLTPYFQKVISGKRARLAVVAVISTLVVCLLSVIFGSLVGLLMQEMKDTSVFNARIAFILEDVQKQIMTYLPGYLPVSVEELQHEFVMWLQKHVEMLQNMGKDFLHGFVTMLIGMILGAIISLYSIEPTVEKPLLKTELMHRVALLSSSFRNIVFAQVKISLVNTVLSALFILGLLPGFGIHLPFSKTLVALTFIFGLLPVIGNLISNSVVFIAALSISLPIALLALVYLMLIHKLEYFLNAQIVGTRIKAHAWEILLAMLVFEAAFGISGVIAAPIYYAYLKSELREAALI, from the coding sequence ATGCAGTTGTTGAATTTGAAACAAGCCAGATTGTTGAGCTTCGCGTTTATCCTTGGGGGGTTGCTGCTCTTGATTGAGCTGCGACTGCTTGCCTGCTTTATCGCCGGTTTTCTGGTGTATGAAATCATTAATCTGCTGACACCGTATTTCCAGAAGGTGATCAGCGGTAAGCGTGCCCGTCTGGCTGTCGTGGCAGTGATCAGTACCTTAGTCGTCTGCCTGCTGAGCGTAATTTTCGGCTCGCTGGTTGGGCTGTTGATGCAGGAAATGAAAGATACCAGTGTGTTCAACGCTCGCATTGCTTTTATTCTCGAAGATGTACAAAAGCAGATCATGACCTATCTGCCGGGTTACCTACCGGTCAGTGTGGAAGAGTTGCAGCATGAGTTCGTGATGTGGCTACAAAAGCACGTGGAGATGCTGCAAAACATGGGGAAAGATTTCCTGCATGGCTTTGTCACCATGTTGATCGGCATGATCCTGGGGGCGATCATCTCTTTGTATAGCATTGAGCCGACGGTGGAGAAGCCTTTGCTGAAAACTGAGTTGATGCATCGGGTTGCGCTGTTGTCGTCCTCGTTTCGCAATATTGTGTTTGCGCAGGTGAAGATTTCGCTGGTGAACACGGTACTGTCTGCGTTGTTCATTTTGGGTCTGTTGCCCGGTTTCGGCATTCATCTGCCGTTTTCCAAGACACTGGTAGCGCTTACCTTCATTTTTGGTTTGCTGCCGGTTATCGGTAATCTGATTTCCAATTCCGTGGTGTTCATCGCGGCGTTATCGATCTCTTTGCCGATAGCACTGCTGGCACTGGTCTACCTGATGCTGATCCACAAACTGGAGTATTTCCTCAATGCGCAGATTGTCGGCACTCGCATCAAGGCGCATGCCTGGGAGATTTTGCTGGCGATGCTGGTGTTTGAGGCGGCATTCGGTATTTCCGGCGTGATTGCCGCCCCCATTTATTATGCCTACCTGAAAAGTGAATTGCGGGAAGCGGCGTTGATCTGA
- the actP gene encoding cation/acetate symporter ActP, with translation MKSRIFLLTGLLGLPIWAHAADAVSGNVQKQPLNIQAIVLFVLFVAATLYITYWASKRTRSRSDYYTAGGNITGFQNGLAIAGDYMSAASFLGISALVYTSGFDGLIYSLGFLVGWPIILFLIAERLRNLGRYTFADVASYRLQQKPIRTLSACGSLVVVALYLIAQMVGAGKLIQLLFGLNYHVAVVLVGILMVMYVLFGGMLATTWVQIIKAVLLLCGATFMAIMVLKTVNFSFDSLFTEATKVHAKGIAIMRPGGLVSDPVSALSLGLGLMFGTAGLPHILMRFFTVSDAKEARKSVLFATGFMGYFYFLTFIIGFGAILLVSSNPAFKDAAGALIGGNNMAAIHLANAVGGNFFLGFISAVAFATILAVVAGLTLAGASAVSHDLYSNVIKKGQATERDELRVSKLTVLVLGIVAILLGILFENQNIAFMVGLAFSIAASCNFPIILLSMYWSKLTTRGAMIGGWAGLLTAVILMILGPTIWVKILGHATPIYPYEYPALFSMLVAFIGIWFFSITDNSANAVEERGKFKAQFIRSQTGLGISKGSSH, from the coding sequence ATGAAAAGCCGCATTTTCCTGCTGACCGGTCTTCTGGGGCTACCGATATGGGCGCACGCGGCGGATGCCGTTTCCGGCAACGTCCAGAAACAACCGCTGAATATTCAGGCTATCGTACTGTTTGTGTTATTTGTGGCGGCAACGCTCTATATCACCTACTGGGCCTCCAAGCGCACCCGTTCGCGTAGTGATTACTATACGGCGGGCGGTAATATTACCGGCTTTCAAAACGGGCTGGCGATTGCGGGCGACTACATGTCTGCGGCGTCGTTCCTCGGCATTTCCGCACTGGTATACACCTCCGGTTTTGACGGCCTTATCTACTCGCTCGGTTTTCTGGTGGGCTGGCCGATCATTCTGTTCCTGATAGCGGAGCGGCTGCGTAACCTTGGTCGCTACACCTTCGCTGACGTGGCGTCTTACCGGTTGCAGCAAAAACCTATCCGTACCCTGTCGGCCTGTGGTTCGTTAGTGGTCGTGGCGCTATACCTGATAGCCCAGATGGTGGGGGCCGGTAAGCTCATTCAGTTGCTGTTCGGGTTGAATTACCATGTCGCTGTGGTGTTGGTTGGCATTCTGATGGTGATGTACGTGCTGTTTGGCGGCATGCTGGCGACCACCTGGGTGCAAATTATCAAAGCGGTCTTGTTGCTGTGTGGCGCGACCTTCATGGCAATCATGGTACTGAAAACGGTCAATTTCAGCTTTGACAGCCTGTTCACCGAAGCTACCAAGGTTCACGCGAAAGGCATCGCCATCATGAGACCCGGTGGCCTGGTATCCGACCCGGTCTCTGCCCTGTCTCTTGGGTTGGGATTGATGTTCGGTACGGCTGGTCTGCCGCATATCCTGATGCGTTTCTTCACCGTCAGCGATGCCAAAGAAGCACGTAAGAGCGTACTCTTTGCTACCGGTTTCATGGGGTATTTCTACTTCCTGACCTTCATTATCGGCTTTGGTGCGATTCTGCTGGTGAGCTCCAATCCGGCATTCAAAGATGCAGCAGGCGCGTTAATCGGCGGCAATAATATGGCGGCGATACATCTGGCCAATGCGGTCGGCGGTAACTTCTTCCTGGGCTTTATCTCCGCTGTGGCCTTTGCCACTATTCTGGCGGTGGTGGCTGGGCTGACGCTGGCGGGTGCATCTGCGGTATCGCATGACCTGTACTCGAATGTTATCAAGAAAGGTCAGGCCACCGAGCGTGACGAGCTGAGAGTATCCAAACTGACGGTACTGGTGTTAGGGATCGTCGCCATCCTGCTGGGGATTCTGTTCGAAAACCAGAATATCGCCTTCATGGTGGGTCTGGCATTCTCGATTGCCGCCAGCTGTAACTTCCCGATTATCCTGCTGTCGATGTACTGGTCGAAGCTGACCACACGTGGAGCGATGATCGGCGGTTGGGCTGGGCTGTTGACGGCAGTCATTCTGATGATTCTGGGGCCGACCATCTGGGTGAAAATCCTCGGTCACGCGACGCCAATCTACCCCTATGAATACCCGGCACTGTTCTCAATGCTGGTGGCGTTCATCGGTATCTGGTTTTTCTCCATTACCGATAACTCCGCTAATGCGGTCGAAGAACGCGGCAAATTCAAGGCGCAGTTTATCCGTTCACAAACCGGCCTTGGTATCTCCAAAGGCTCATCTCACTAA
- a CDS encoding carbohydrate ABC transporter permease, producing MQKKWLPWVILSPSLLFLLLFTYFPLFRSVYDSLFDTRMASANAPFVGLGNVIRLLDDTVFWRAVFNNLLYILLTVIPGVVLALMLAVALWENHAVNRWLRTAFFFPMIIPMVSAAALWLFIFMPGIGLLDYYLAKLFGPMNNNYLGRSNSALLALALIGVWKFAGYYMLFFLAGLQSIPPSTREAAVMEGATPTQVFFRVTLPLLRPTLSFVITTALIYSITQIDHVAVMTHGGPDNATTVLLYYIQNLAWDTHDLGKASAATFLTLAGLFVFSLINLKVLEKGAHYER from the coding sequence ATGCAAAAAAAATGGCTCCCCTGGGTGATTCTGTCGCCTTCTTTACTGTTCCTACTGCTGTTTACCTATTTTCCGCTGTTTCGTTCCGTTTATGACAGCCTGTTCGATACCCGTATGGCCAGCGCCAATGCCCCATTTGTCGGTCTGGGAAATGTGATTCGCCTATTGGATGACACCGTTTTCTGGCGTGCCGTGTTCAATAATCTGCTCTACATCCTGTTGACAGTCATCCCCGGCGTGGTACTGGCGCTGATGTTAGCCGTAGCGTTATGGGAGAACCACGCGGTCAATCGCTGGCTACGCACCGCCTTCTTCTTTCCGATGATCATTCCGATGGTCAGTGCCGCCGCGCTGTGGCTGTTTATCTTCATGCCCGGTATCGGCTTGCTGGACTATTACCTGGCCAAATTGTTCGGTCCGATGAACAACAATTATCTGGGCCGTAGCAATAGTGCTCTGCTGGCACTCGCGCTGATTGGTGTGTGGAAATTCGCTGGCTATTACATGCTGTTCTTTTTGGCCGGTCTGCAAAGCATCCCGCCGTCTACCCGTGAAGCTGCCGTCATGGAAGGCGCTACGCCGACACAGGTGTTTTTCCGCGTCACACTGCCGCTGCTGCGCCCAACGTTGAGCTTCGTCATTACCACGGCGCTGATTTACTCCATCACCCAGATTGACCACGTAGCGGTCATGACCCACGGTGGACCGGATAACGCCACTACCGTGCTGTTGTATTACATCCAGAATTTAGCCTGGGACACCCACGACCTCGGCAAAGCCTCCGCCGCGACCTTTCTGACGCTGGCCGGTCTGTTCGTCTTCTCGCTGATTAACCTGAAAGTTCTCGAGAAAGGGGCACATTATGAGCGTTGA
- a CDS encoding NCS2 family permease — protein MSNTTRQADDAARPAGALDAFFKITQRGSSVRQEVLAGLTTFLAMVYSVIVVPGMLGKAGFPPAAVFVATCLVAGFGSLLMGLWANLPMAIGCAISLTAFTAFSLVLGQHISVPVALGAIFMMGVLFTVISATGIRSWILRNLPMGVAHGAGIGIGLFLLIIAANGIGLVIKNPIDGLPVALGHFTAFPVIMSLIGLAATIGLEKRRVPGGILLVIVAISVIGLIFDPNVKYQGLFALPSLTDANGQSLIFSLDIKGALQPVVLPSVLALVMTAVFDATGTIRAVAGQANLLDKDGQIINGGRALTADSISSIFSSLVGTSPAAVYIESAAGTAAGGKTGLTATVVGVLFLLILFLSPLSYLVPAYATAPALMYVGLLMLSNVSKLDFNDFVDAMSGLVCAVFIVLTCNIVTGIMLGFGSLVLGRLFSGEWRKLNVGTVIIAAALVAFYAGGWAL, from the coding sequence ATGTCCAATACCACTCGTCAGGCTGACGATGCGGCTCGTCCCGCAGGCGCGCTTGATGCCTTTTTCAAGATTACACAGCGCGGCAGCAGCGTTCGTCAGGAAGTGCTGGCGGGTCTGACCACGTTTCTGGCGATGGTTTACTCGGTCATCGTCGTACCCGGCATGCTGGGCAAAGCAGGCTTTCCGCCTGCGGCTGTGTTTGTCGCCACCTGTCTTGTGGCGGGGTTCGGTTCTCTGCTGATGGGGTTGTGGGCCAACCTGCCGATGGCGATTGGCTGCGCTATCTCGCTGACGGCGTTTACTGCCTTTAGTCTGGTGCTAGGGCAGCATATCAGTGTGCCGGTAGCACTGGGTGCGATCTTCATGATGGGCGTGCTGTTTACAGTGATTTCTGCGACCGGCATCCGTTCCTGGATCCTGCGCAATCTGCCCATGGGCGTGGCGCACGGTGCGGGTATCGGTATCGGGTTGTTCTTGCTGATCATTGCGGCGAACGGCATCGGTCTGGTTATTAAAAACCCGATCGATGGTTTACCGGTGGCATTGGGGCATTTCACCGCGTTCCCGGTGATAATGTCACTGATCGGTCTGGCTGCGACTATCGGTCTTGAAAAACGCCGCGTACCGGGTGGAATCCTGCTGGTGATCGTCGCTATTTCGGTCATCGGTCTGATTTTTGATCCGAATGTAAAATACCAAGGGCTGTTTGCGTTGCCGAGCCTGACGGATGCCAATGGTCAGTCGCTGATTTTCAGCCTCGACATCAAAGGCGCGTTGCAGCCGGTGGTGCTGCCGAGTGTGCTGGCGCTGGTGATGACGGCGGTATTTGACGCTACGGGCACCATCCGCGCGGTGGCCGGTCAGGCTAACCTGCTGGATAAAGACGGACAGATTATCAATGGTGGTCGCGCGTTGACCGCAGACTCCATCAGCAGCATTTTCTCCAGTCTGGTGGGAACCTCTCCGGCGGCGGTTTACATTGAGTCGGCGGCGGGTACTGCCGCAGGCGGTAAAACCGGTTTGACCGCGACGGTAGTTGGCGTGTTGTTCCTGCTGATCCTGTTCCTGTCGCCGTTGTCCTATCTGGTACCGGCTTATGCAACCGCACCAGCGCTGATGTATGTCGGCCTGCTGATGCTGAGCAATGTGTCCAAACTGGATTTCAACGACTTTGTCGATGCGATGTCCGGTCTGGTGTGTGCGGTATTCATCGTACTGACCTGTAACATTGTGACCGGGATTATGCTGGGCTTTGGCTCACTGGTGCTGGGCCGTTTGTTCTCCGGCGAATGGCGCAAGCTGAATGTCGGCACGGTGATTATCGCTGCGGCGTTGGTGGCCTTTTACGCTGGCGGCTGGGCGCTGTAA
- a CDS encoding Na+/H+ antiporter, which yields MEIFFTILIMTLVVSLSGVMTRILPFQIPLPLMQIALGAMLAWPQFGLHVDFNPELFMVLFIPPLLFADGWKTSTREFLHHMREILGMALVLVVITVVGIGYLLHWMIPEMPLVAAFALAAVLSPTDAVALSGIVGEDRIPKKLMGILQGEALMNDASALVSLKFAVAIAMGTMVFTVSGATLAFLQVALGGLLAGIGITWVYSKSLSLLGHQNDDDAATQIVLLLLLPFAAYLIAEHFGVSGILAAVASGMTISRTQLLRQAPLNMRLRANGVWNMLEFVFNGMVFLMLGLQLPGVIEESIVQAELDPTIETWLLFADIALIYCALLLLRFAWLWLMKLYSRYVQHKRPMLFARYTAREIWISTFAGVRGAITLAGVLSIPLFLSSGEPFPSRYQLVFIATGVILFSLLCGVVALPLLLRGITLTDHSVQKKEERMARVTMAQVAIDCLKKMQERLAADREENLDDQVLAEVSARVIGMLHRRVAGTDELENNMAVENLERRFRLAAVSAERAELYHLRATQRISNETLQKMLRELDLLEAILSEKV from the coding sequence ATGGAAATATTTTTCACCATTCTGATCATGACGTTGGTCGTGTCGCTTTCCGGCGTGATGACACGCATCCTGCCTTTCCAGATACCACTGCCATTAATGCAGATTGCGCTTGGCGCCATGTTGGCGTGGCCGCAGTTCGGCTTGCATGTCGACTTTAATCCAGAACTGTTCATGGTGTTGTTTATCCCGCCGTTGCTGTTTGCTGACGGCTGGAAAACCTCGACCCGTGAGTTCCTGCATCATATGCGCGAAATTCTGGGCATGGCGCTGGTGCTGGTGGTGATTACCGTAGTGGGTATCGGTTACCTGTTGCATTGGATGATCCCAGAAATGCCGCTGGTCGCCGCGTTTGCGCTGGCTGCCGTGTTGTCTCCCACCGATGCGGTCGCGTTGTCCGGTATCGTCGGTGAAGACCGGATCCCTAAAAAGCTGATGGGGATCCTGCAAGGGGAGGCGCTCATGAATGACGCCTCTGCGCTGGTGTCGCTCAAGTTTGCCGTGGCGATTGCCATGGGCACCATGGTGTTTACCGTGTCCGGCGCGACGCTGGCGTTCTTGCAGGTAGCGCTAGGGGGGCTGTTGGCCGGGATCGGCATCACCTGGGTGTACAGCAAATCCCTGTCGCTGCTCGGCCATCAAAACGATGATGATGCCGCTACTCAGATCGTATTGTTGCTGCTGCTGCCGTTTGCGGCTTACCTGATTGCTGAACATTTCGGTGTGTCGGGCATTTTGGCTGCGGTCGCGTCGGGTATGACGATCAGCCGAACGCAACTGCTGCGGCAGGCACCGCTCAACATGCGGTTGCGGGCTAACGGCGTTTGGAACATGCTGGAGTTTGTGTTCAACGGCATGGTGTTCCTGATGCTGGGGCTGCAACTGCCGGGCGTGATTGAAGAGTCGATTGTGCAGGCGGAACTGGACCCTACCATTGAAACCTGGCTGCTGTTTGCTGATATCGCGTTGATCTATTGCGCCTTGTTGTTGCTGCGTTTTGCCTGGTTGTGGCTGATGAAACTCTACAGCCGCTATGTGCAGCATAAACGCCCGATGCTGTTTGCCCGTTATACCGCGCGTGAAATCTGGATCAGTACCTTTGCCGGTGTGCGCGGAGCCATTACGCTGGCGGGTGTGCTGTCGATCCCGTTGTTTCTGAGTAGCGGTGAGCCGTTCCCATCCCGCTATCAACTGGTATTTATTGCTACCGGTGTGATCCTGTTTTCACTGTTGTGCGGTGTCGTGGCGCTACCGTTGCTACTGCGGGGGATTACCCTGACGGATCACAGCGTGCAGAAGAAAGAGGAACGTATGGCGCGGGTGACGATGGCGCAGGTCGCGATCGATTGCCTGAAGAAAATGCAGGAGCGTCTGGCGGCTGATAGGGAAGAGAATTTGGATGATCAGGTACTGGCGGAGGTCAGCGCTCGCGTCATCGGTATGCTACACCGGCGTGTGGCGGGCACCGATGAACTGGAAAACAATATGGCGGTTGAGAATCTGGAGCGGCGCTTTCGTCTGGCGGCGGTCAGTGCCGAGCGTGCTGAACTGTATCACCTGCGTGCTACGCAGCGTATCAGTAATGAAACGCTGCAAAAGATGCTGCGGGAACTGGATTTACTGGAAGCCATACTCAGTGAGAAGGTGTAA
- a CDS encoding DUF485 domain-containing protein, with translation MNDLIYQRIEDNPLFKELVQKRQRFAAFLSLIMLVLYVGFILLIAFAPGWLGTPISPGAGTTRGIPLGIGLIIISFVLTGTYVYRANGEFDRLTKALLNEVQK, from the coding sequence ATGAATGATCTCATTTATCAACGGATTGAAGATAACCCGCTATTTAAAGAACTGGTTCAGAAACGACAACGTTTTGCCGCCTTTCTTTCGCTGATCATGCTGGTGTTGTACGTCGGTTTCATTCTGTTGATCGCCTTTGCACCGGGGTGGCTGGGAACGCCTATTTCTCCCGGAGCGGGGACGACCCGCGGCATCCCGTTGGGTATCGGGCTCATTATCATTTCTTTTGTACTTACCGGTACTTACGTCTACCGAGCTAATGGTGAATTCGACCGCCTGACCAAAGCATTGCTAAATGAGGTGCAAAAATGA
- the acs gene encoding acetate--CoA ligase, whose product MSQYNKHPIPTAIAENALITAEQYKKMYQESVQDPDSFWREQGKIVDWIKPYQQVKNTSFDPGHVRIRWFEDGTLNVAANCLDRHLATQGDQTAIIWEGDDAKESKKVTYRELYQAVCRFANVLKAKGIRKGDVVAIYMPMVPEAAVAMLACARIGAVHSVIFGGFSPESIAGRIVDSSAKLVITADEGIRAGRSIPLKKNIDEALRNPAVTTVSNVIVFQRTGKPGNWQDGRDLWWHELVAQASDDCPPEEMNAEDPLFILYTSGSTGKPKGVLHTTGGYLVYAATTFKYVFDYHPGDVYWCTADVGWVTGHSYLLYGPLACGAITLMFEGVPNWPTASRMGQVVDKHQVNILYTAPTAIRALMADGDKAIEGTSRQSLKIMGSVGEPINPEAWEWYFKKIGNSRCPIVDTWWQTETGGFMITPLPGAIEAKPGSATLPFFGVQPALVDNTGNPQDGACEGNLVITDSWPGQARTLFGDHDRFEQTYFSTFKGMYFSGDGARRDEDGYYWITGRVDDVLNVSGHRLGTAEIESALVSHPKIAEAAVVGIPHSLKGQAIYAYITLNHGEEPTSELYTEVRNWVRKEIGPIATPDILHWTDALPKTRSGKIMRRILRKIAAGDTSNLGDISTLADPGVVEKLLEEKQAMGNTPS is encoded by the coding sequence ATGAGCCAATATAATAAACACCCTATACCTACCGCGATTGCGGAGAACGCCTTAATCACCGCCGAACAATATAAAAAGATGTATCAGGAATCGGTGCAAGATCCTGATTCTTTCTGGCGGGAACAAGGCAAGATCGTCGATTGGATCAAACCTTATCAGCAGGTCAAAAACACCTCTTTTGACCCAGGCCATGTTCGCATTCGCTGGTTCGAAGACGGTACGCTCAATGTCGCAGCGAACTGTCTCGATCGCCATCTTGCCACGCAAGGCGATCAAACCGCGATCATCTGGGAAGGTGACGATGCAAAAGAAAGCAAGAAAGTCACCTACCGCGAGTTGTATCAGGCGGTATGCCGTTTTGCTAACGTATTAAAAGCAAAAGGGATCCGCAAAGGTGATGTAGTCGCCATTTATATGCCAATGGTGCCGGAAGCGGCTGTCGCGATGCTGGCTTGTGCCCGTATCGGTGCTGTGCACTCGGTTATCTTCGGAGGGTTCTCCCCTGAATCGATCGCCGGGCGCATCGTCGATTCCAGCGCCAAACTGGTGATCACTGCCGATGAGGGGATCCGCGCCGGGCGTTCGATTCCACTGAAAAAGAACATCGATGAAGCACTGCGTAATCCTGCCGTGACCACTGTGAGCAATGTCATCGTTTTCCAGCGCACTGGCAAACCCGGTAACTGGCAGGATGGCCGCGATCTATGGTGGCACGAGCTGGTTGCTCAGGCGAGCGATGACTGCCCACCGGAAGAAATGAATGCCGAAGACCCCTTGTTTATCCTGTATACCTCCGGTTCAACCGGCAAACCCAAAGGGGTTCTGCACACTACCGGGGGGTATCTGGTATACGCTGCCACAACCTTTAAGTATGTCTTTGATTACCATCCCGGCGATGTCTATTGGTGTACCGCGGACGTTGGTTGGGTCACGGGTCACAGCTATTTGTTGTACGGACCGCTGGCCTGCGGTGCCATCACGTTGATGTTCGAAGGCGTACCTAACTGGCCAACCGCCAGCCGGATGGGCCAGGTCGTAGATAAACATCAGGTCAATATTCTGTATACCGCTCCCACCGCTATTCGCGCATTGATGGCGGACGGCGACAAGGCTATCGAGGGCACCTCACGCCAGTCGCTCAAAATCATGGGCTCAGTGGGGGAACCCATCAACCCGGAAGCCTGGGAATGGTACTTCAAGAAAATTGGTAACAGCCGCTGCCCCATCGTTGATACCTGGTGGCAGACAGAGACCGGGGGATTCATGATCACCCCGCTGCCCGGCGCGATTGAAGCCAAACCCGGTTCCGCAACGTTGCCGTTTTTCGGGGTGCAACCAGCCCTGGTGGATAACACCGGTAATCCGCAAGACGGTGCCTGCGAAGGCAATCTGGTGATTACCGACTCCTGGCCAGGTCAGGCTCGCACGCTGTTTGGTGACCATGACCGTTTTGAACAGACCTACTTTTCTACGTTCAAAGGCATGTATTTCAGCGGTGACGGCGCGCGCCGTGATGAAGACGGTTATTACTGGATAACCGGCCGCGTAGATGACGTACTAAACGTATCTGGACACCGTCTGGGGACAGCAGAAATCGAGTCTGCACTGGTGTCACACCCGAAAATCGCCGAAGCCGCGGTGGTTGGCATACCGCACAGTCTCAAGGGACAGGCTATTTATGCCTACATCACGCTCAATCATGGCGAAGAACCCACCAGCGAGTTGTACACCGAGGTGCGCAACTGGGTGAGAAAAGAGATCGGCCCGATTGCGACGCCCGATATTCTGCACTGGACCGATGCACTACCGAAAACCCGATCCGGCAAAATCATGCGCCGTATTCTGCGCAAAATTGCAGCCGGGGATACCAGCAATCTGGGTGATATTTCTACCCTCGCCGATCCTGGCGTAGTAGAGAAATTGCTGGAAGAAAAACAAGCCATGGGCAACACACCGTCTTAA